In Cyanobacteria bacterium GSL.Bin1, the following are encoded in one genomic region:
- the recJ gene encoding single-stranded-DNA-specific exonuclease RecJ, translating into MTATGLSPLLAQVLINRGILNPEAAKVYVDPETEKLPSPQTEFPDLEESITLIIDAIAQEESIIICGDYDADGMTSTALLLRTLRHLGAEVDYLIPSRMKEGYGINTRIVEDCASNGVGLILTVDNGIAAYDPIYRAVELGLQVIITDHHDLPETLPPADAILNPKLLPENSPYRGLAGVGVAYILAVATAQKLGKLQGFTAQLLELFTLGTIADLAPLVGVNRRWLKRGLRQLPKSEIPGVQALMQVSGVNDTQKAVKPDDIGFRLGPRINAIGRISDPQTVIELLTTDDPGIALERAMQCEQVNTKRQELCAQIEQEAIAYLETGEIDWLRDRVMVIVQPNWHHGVIGIVASRLVDRFGVPVFIGTYEDEEQSQIRGSARGIPEFHVFDSLVYCQHLLEKFGGHKAAGGFSLATQNLAVFRKRLSEFSHQCLKPEYLKPLVKIDATATFAELTPDFYQQVDSLQPWGIGNEEPIFLSQTVTIIDQKIVGKNHLKLTFSQTIEGNPVQKAAMGWRWGDYFPLPKQVDIAYKLRENHWQGQITLELELLGFRLPQQTQQQETTYDYQGRTYHCWLWDHLNELRIENEQGNLLIVTKGERTGHLKTNRQHLQPINVTQPPYYDVIKAAVSALDKI; encoded by the coding sequence ATGACAGCAACCGGATTATCCCCGCTGTTAGCGCAAGTATTGATTAATCGCGGTATTTTAAACCCTGAAGCGGCAAAAGTTTATGTTGATCCGGAAACAGAAAAATTACCTTCTCCGCAAACAGAATTTCCTGATTTAGAGGAAAGTATTACTTTAATTATTGACGCGATCGCGCAAGAAGAATCAATTATTATTTGTGGGGATTATGATGCGGATGGGATGACTAGTACTGCGCTTTTATTAAGAACGTTACGTCATCTCGGGGCAGAGGTGGATTATTTAATTCCGAGTCGAATGAAAGAAGGATATGGGATTAATACTCGCATTGTGGAAGACTGTGCCAGTAATGGGGTGGGTTTAATTTTAACGGTTGATAATGGAATTGCTGCTTATGATCCGATTTATCGGGCAGTAGAATTAGGGTTGCAAGTGATTATTACTGACCATCATGATCTCCCAGAAACGTTACCGCCAGCTGATGCGATTTTAAACCCCAAATTATTACCAGAAAATTCTCCCTATCGCGGATTAGCTGGGGTGGGAGTTGCTTATATCTTAGCGGTAGCAACGGCGCAAAAGTTGGGGAAACTTCAAGGATTTACAGCTCAACTTTTGGAGTTATTTACATTAGGAACAATCGCGGATTTAGCCCCGTTAGTGGGAGTGAATCGCCGTTGGTTGAAACGCGGTTTACGTCAACTCCCCAAATCAGAAATTCCAGGGGTGCAAGCGTTGATGCAGGTGAGTGGGGTGAATGATACGCAAAAAGCCGTGAAACCGGATGATATTGGCTTTCGGTTGGGACCGAGAATCAACGCGATTGGGCGGATTAGCGACCCGCAAACGGTCATTGAACTCTTAACCACAGATGACCCAGGGATTGCATTAGAACGGGCGATGCAGTGTGAACAAGTGAATACGAAACGTCAAGAACTGTGCGCCCAAATTGAACAAGAAGCCATTGCTTATTTAGAAACGGGAGAAATTGATTGGTTGCGCGATCGCGTAATGGTCATTGTTCAACCGAATTGGCATCATGGAGTGATTGGTATTGTTGCCTCGCGTTTAGTTGATCGCTTTGGTGTTCCTGTTTTTATTGGTACTTATGAAGATGAAGAACAGAGTCAAATTCGCGGTTCAGCAAGGGGAATTCCTGAGTTTCATGTCTTTGATTCCCTTGTATATTGTCAACATTTACTGGAAAAATTTGGCGGTCACAAAGCAGCGGGCGGTTTTAGTTTAGCAACCCAAAATCTAGCTGTTTTTCGGAAACGGTTGAGTGAATTTTCTCATCAATGTTTAAAACCAGAGTATCTTAAACCTTTAGTTAAAATTGATGCGACAGCAACCTTCGCGGAATTAACCCCTGACTTTTATCAGCAAGTGGATAGTTTACAACCCTGGGGAATTGGGAATGAAGAACCCATCTTTTTAAGTCAAACTGTTACCATCATTGACCAGAAAATTGTTGGGAAAAATCATCTCAAATTAACGTTTAGTCAAACAATAGAAGGGAATCCTGTCCAAAAAGCGGCAATGGGTTGGCGCTGGGGAGACTATTTTCCGTTACCGAAACAAGTTGATATCGCTTATAAATTACGAGAAAATCATTGGCAAGGTCAAATTACTCTAGAATTAGAATTATTAGGCTTTCGCTTACCGCAACAAACTCAGCAACAAGAAACAACTTATGATTACCAAGGACGGACTTATCACTGTTGGCTGTGGGATCATTTAAATGAATTAAGAATCGAAAATGAGCAAGGGAATCTCCTAATCGTAACGAAGGGAGAACGCACAGGACACTTGAAGACAAATCGCCAACACCTCCAACCCATTAATGTTACACAACCTCCCTACTATGATGTTATTAAAGCAGCGGTTTCTGCACTTGATAAAATTTAG
- a CDS encoding GxxExxY protein, producing MNRKEADRLSKVIIGAAINVHRELGPGLLESAYEACLKYELEEKGLSVESQVSQPVTYKGVQIECGYRLDLLVENLVIIELKTVDNLQPIHTAQLLTYLKLRQLWLGLLINFNVPILKNGIKRLVNN from the coding sequence ATGAATCGTAAAGAAGCAGATCGCTTATCAAAAGTTATTATAGGTGCTGCAATCAATGTACATCGAGAATTAGGTCCTGGTCTATTAGAATCAGCTTATGAAGCTTGTTTAAAGTATGAGTTAGAAGAGAAGGGCTTAAGTGTGGAAAGTCAAGTTTCCCAACCGGTTACTTATAAAGGAGTTCAGATTGAATGTGGATACCGCTTAGATCTATTAGTTGAAAACTTAGTAATAATTGAACTGAAAACGGTTGATAATCTACAGCCAATTCATACAGCACAACTCCTAACCTATCTTAAACTACGTCAACTTTGGCTTGGCTTACTGATTAACTTCAATGTTCCGATTCTTAAAAATGGAATTAAACGACTCGTTAACAACTAA
- the cydB gene encoding cytochrome d ubiquinol oxidase subunit II yields the protein METLSYFLPQVWFVILALFLFLYVMLDGFDLGVGILSLTSSNEERRGLLMTSLSNVWDANETWLVLMGGALFGAYPLAYSTILSALYIPIWLMVFGFIFRAVAFEFREHSEQKFFWNAAFGLGSLLATVGQGFALGGVLTSINVDEAGHFIGGIWDWLSLPSVLVTLTLIQGYVLSGSTYLVMKTEGALQQTHYRTAKIAAITTLVGAVLITITTPIFLEEARSRLFEPPFLYIFATIPLLGAFFIWQLLRSLNQQQERAPFVWTILVFLLSFLGLGVIVFPYIIPRSITVYEAAADPSALVFMLTFIGFLIPIMLAYNIYQYVVFRGKVRSSNYEG from the coding sequence ATGGAAACCCTTAGCTATTTTTTACCGCAAGTTTGGTTCGTCATTTTGGCGTTATTTCTGTTCCTGTACGTTATGCTCGATGGGTTTGACTTAGGAGTTGGCATTTTATCCCTCACCTCTTCTAATGAGGAACGCCGTGGCTTACTGATGACCAGTTTAAGTAACGTTTGGGACGCCAATGAGACCTGGCTAGTCTTAATGGGCGGGGCACTCTTTGGTGCCTACCCCTTAGCTTACAGCACCATTTTAAGCGCCTTATACATCCCGATTTGGCTGATGGTCTTTGGCTTTATTTTCCGTGCCGTTGCCTTTGAGTTTCGGGAACATTCAGAACAGAAATTTTTCTGGAATGCTGCCTTTGGCTTAGGGAGTTTACTGGCTACAGTTGGCCAAGGATTTGCCTTAGGGGGAGTCTTAACCAGCATTAATGTCGATGAAGCGGGACATTTCATCGGTGGGATTTGGGATTGGTTGAGTTTACCGTCTGTATTAGTCACACTGACCTTGATTCAAGGGTATGTTCTCAGCGGTTCAACCTATTTAGTGATGAAAACAGAAGGGGCCTTGCAGCAAACTCACTATCGCACCGCCAAAATTGCTGCGATTACCACGTTAGTGGGTGCGGTATTAATTACCATTACCACTCCTATTTTCTTAGAAGAAGCGCGATCGCGCTTGTTTGAACCCCCCTTTCTTTACATTTTTGCCACCATTCCCCTTTTGGGCGCCTTCTTTATTTGGCAACTGCTACGCAGCCTCAATCAGCAACAAGAACGCGCCCCCTTTGTTTGGACAATTTTAGTGTTCTTGCTCTCGTTTTTAGGCTTAGGGGTTATTGTTTTTCCCTACATTATTCCCCGTTCCATTACAGTTTATGAAGCGGCGGCAGACCCTAGTGCTTTAGTGTTTATGCTGACCTTTATTGGCTTTTTAATTCCGATTATGTTGGCGTATAACATCTATCAGTATGTGGTGTTTCGCGGTAAGGTTAGAAGTAGTAATTACGAAGGATAA